In the Octopus bimaculoides isolate UCB-OBI-ISO-001 chromosome 7, ASM119413v2, whole genome shotgun sequence genome, TTTTAAACTAAGAAGAACGAATTAAGGGGCATTAACTCTTTATTGACTAAGTGTAAAATCTCAATTTAAGGAAAATGATGACCTTCGTCTGCAATAACGGTAATATCGGGTGTTAGTAATGTCggttactaaaataataaaataaatgcgcccttttaaagcctagccaggctcatgggcccggtttccatggcgtatgtgttccccagctggacgggacgccagtccactatgaggagaaaaaaaaaaaaactgggcgAACTTTCGAATTAAATGCGAATTACAAGTATTTCAGAatgtgaaatacaataaaattatgataaataatgaaacagaacaaacacaaaatcaTTTTAGTGGTGGCTGTTGTTCTGTCGGCACGAAGCTAGgggaaaacatttgaaaaacataaatttaaaacaaaaaatctgAACGTatcccccacccaaaaaaaaacaacaatttgaaATGTGGGATAACATAAGATGCACTAAAGAGATCTAGTACAGAAAGATATGACAAGGTGACGCCATAGTAGGACGGTGAGAGCGGGGTTGATCTGCTAAGAGAAGTAAAGTTGAGCTAGGAGGAAAGAATGAATAGGTAGAAGGGGAAGGTTATACTTGGGAGAGGTATGTTGCGGTTTATCGATGGGGGAACATCAAGGACTAAGTGTGAAAGATGGTAGAGTAGAGCGATGGAGAGAAAACCGGGGAGAACTGAGAAAATTGGGAAAttgaagaatgaagaaagaaaaacgagaacaaaaaatttaatataaaattttttatatgAACAGTGAACAGTGAGGAGGTCTTTAGAAATTTTCATTTGAGAAAATCGagaaagtttttttgtttgtttgttttcgaaTTTTCAAAGTTCAAAGGTTTCAGAAGCTTCAAAAGTTTAGAAAAAGTTTAAAAGGTCTagcggtagagagagagagagNNNNNNNNNNGAGAGAACCTACTGTTGGCGTGTGACCTGTGTGTAGCCTCTCACCATCCTACTACGACGTCACCCTGTCACATCTCTCTGTACTAGACTACGAATGTTGCCTGAGATacaccagaatcgttagcatgacgggcgaaatgctttgcggtatttcgtctgtctttacgttctgagttcaaattccgccgaggtcgacaaattaagtatcggtgaaacactgaagtcgatgtaatcgacttaacccctcctccaaaatttcaggccttgtacttatagtagaaaggaatattttgcAATAAAGAGAGTAAATTTCTCCGAAGGCGTATGTTTTAAGCACCTTCCTACCCACACTTTTTCTACAGTAGAAGCAGGTGTGTTGACCAAAGTTACTAACACCTTAAACTTACCAGTAGAAAATTTGGACATCTTGGTATTAATGCACTGCCGGAATGAAATTTAGGAAAAACATGATATACATGATGAACCATAGTTTCTGGGAATgttaaaaatgatttctaatttagacaaATGCGGTGGTGactcttgaataaaattagttgggttgctgcttcagaaaattttcagctgttgttttaatattgtgtaaaaggaaacaaacatataaaaagaatatttatacataagcttgatcggttcgcgttttagccaccgccgagtagtgtgtttaatttgttcactgaacaccgccgcgaattcccccttgtttttcagaAATCCcacctaaatcacaaaatagcggttgtcaagagatgttgggggtacaaacacagacacacaaacatatacacacacatacatatctatacatatatacgacgggcttctttcagtttccgtctaccaaatccactcacaaggctttggtcaacccgaggctatagtagaagacacttagccaaggtgccacgcagtgggactgaacccggaaccatgtggttcgtaagcaagctacttgccacacagccattcctacgcctatgtatatgaataaaaatctgaaaTTAAGGAATGGAGNNNNNNNNNNNNNNNNNNNNNNNNNNNNNNNNNNNNNNNNNNNNNNNNNNNNNNNNNNNNNNNNNNNNNNNNNNNNNNNNNNNNNNNNNNNNNNNNNNNNNNNNNNNNNNNNNNNNNNNNNNNNNNNNNNNNNNNNNNNNNNNNNNNNNNNNNNNNNNNNNNNNNNNNNNNNNNNNNNNNNNNNNNNNNNNNNNNNNNNNNNNNNNNNNNNNNNNNNNNNNNNNNNNNNNNNNNNNNNNNNNNNNNNNNNNNNNNNNNNNNNNNNNNNNNNNNNNNNNNNNNNNNNNNNNNNNNNNNNNNNNNNNNNNNNNNNNNNNNNNNNNNNNNNNNNNNNNNNNNNNNNNNNNNNNNNNNNNNNNNNNNNNNNNNNNNNNNNNNNNNNNNNNNNNNNNNNNNNNNNNNNNNNNNNNNNNNNNNNNNNNNNNNNNNNNNNNNNNNNNNNNNNNNNNNNNNNNNNNNNNNNNNNNNNNNNNNNNNNNNNNNNNNNNNNNNNNNNNNNNNNNNNNNNNNNNNNNNNNNNNNNNNNNNNNNNNNNNNNNNNNNNNNNNNNNNNNNNNNNNNNNNNNNNNNNNNNNNNNNNNNNNNNNNNNNNNNNNNNNNNNNNNNNNNNNNNNNNNNNNNNNNNatatatatatatatatatatacagtggcggAAAGAAAGCATTAATTATTTCACCCTGGCTGTGTTCgtacagttgaaaagaatacttttaacaaaaaaaaaaaaaattaaattaaaaaaattaatgatagcattgtagttgcgggtgggtcCCCTGACAACCAACATTTTTCGATCCACTCCGCCActgtatacgtgtacacacacacacatacattcgtctGCTCTCAGTAAAACTATAGACAGTATGTACAAAGTTAGGCATAAGTAAGAGTTAGTATCGTGTATTCGAAGTGCGCATACCAATAACTCCATTGATATTAGAATAAATGTGGGGGAAGAAGGAGCATATATAAAATGGTAACGgaagtaattaaaatataaaattctgtgAATGAATTCGAAAATAATTTAGTGAAACATATTAGCTCTGTTTATCAAAGAGGAAATGGAGGGAAAACTTAATGTTTTGATTTTGAGGGAAACATCCGGACGAttgtaaagatatatttttatgaattttacccacctttatgtattttaaaatatgttagaGAAGCGATCGAGTCGGTAAGCAACATTAAGGATTAATTTTAGTCGAAATTAAAGAAGCGTGATGTTGTTCTCACACAAATTTTGGGATCTTATAAAAATGACTATATTTTGTTTGTCCGCTATGTATATAGtttagcatgtgtgtgcgtagtttgttttaatttgtttggtTATAATTATCTTTTAAAGTAACATATtccctttttattttataattaagaaGAATATTGTTAATTATCTCTTATCAACAATTCCTCAAATGTAGCATTggaaatttaatattatatatatagttttcaaacaggccaaaacgaatatataaacctaacatatatatatatatactgttttcattttttgtgttttaatatagtttgccttttttgttgttgccttattttataacaaaaatgaaGTGAAGATGAGATGTTAATGATTTGATAAATAATTAACCAAAATATTCGAACTTAGAGATGGATGTTTATATGCAGTAGTATCTGCTTTGATAGTTTCCAATGTCCTCGGCACTTGCCAGGAGTCATTAAACAAATATCGTAGTATGACAGAAACGACTGTGCGCTGAattaaatcatttaatatctgttataacaagagttcaaatccagttgagATCGATTTTTGTTTTACGTTCCTGCCAAGGATTTGGTTAAAGCTGTTGCCGTGTGACAGggtaacaaatgaatatataacagATACCTTTTCCTCTCCAAATAattagccttgtacttatttttcgTACGATACTTCGATATTATTATACGACGTCATTCACTTTCAAAACCTTCCCTTATGACATAGATAAAGAGGCAAGGCTTGAAATACAGGCTGAATAAAATCGTCTCCTCATATCGACACTCTAGACttggggttctcaaccattttttatctatagacccctttgattactattttattctagtagACCCCCAAAATTTACTCGATGTCTAAAAACTAGTGTAGGTttaactatgtaaaacattagagaaagaaccCGAGTTGTTTTTTTGCAATACATACAcctaaagcaacattttttcaggggcccttaaaatactattgtggagcCCTAATTATTTTTCTTGCCTGGAtcctcaagggccatatggatcccagttgagaaccactgctctagaccAATACCGAAGGAATGCCATTTTTCTTACTCGCTGGGTCCGAATGAAGTGGAAGTACTTCATGCCCTGGACAGACCCCTCCAGACCTGCGAGGGAATCCTGAGGGCTAACGTTCTTGTTGGAAAGGGTTGGATGCAATTAGTGCTGGGCTGATGGGTTTAGACATGTAGTTCAAACTTTACTAAATGTCTATCACTTGTTAGCTCCATTCAAAAATGCCTTAATTGGTTAATTTATAAAGATCAGCAAGTGAAAGAAACAGTGCATACGTGGATCATCtttcaagtgaaaatattttttctaaggGCATAAAGAAGATTGTACAAAAGGGCCTATGTcaagatattatttattcatacctTCAAAATCCTTTAGGTTGTAATAGATCAATGCAGAAGTTCCCAGATTTGAATGCTAACAAACAAACAGTGGAGGAGCTGTGGTTAACATAAAAAGATACTGGATGAATATTGCAGTAAATTGCCTTTTaacgatgtatttacattaaatatgatacacatatgGCTATTTTAACTTAATATTGctttgtttatattgatttttattcagCTGGGTGGTTACTTGCAATACCAATAAatgttttgttccatttcttatGTATTGGGCATGATAAATCTTGTTTAAGCATATAGCTGGCTTGAGTACGTGCTATTGACAAGGCCCAGTGAGACCAAAAAGCATCTGGCATTCTCATTAGCTGTTGCTGGGCTGATTTTCAAttccttctgatatatatatattgcgtttcTAAACACAGCAAATCCATAAAAAATGTTATCTTGGGATGACcctgcagtaaatttgcctttcaataatgtatttacattacatacattttaCATAGATGGTTGATTAAATTCAATATTGCTTCTGTTTTGCatgcatttgatatttattgaacCAGAAGAATACTTGCAGTaccagtgaatgttttattctttatttcttatatatcagAGGAGATGAATCTTGTCTAAGCATATGGCTAGCTTGAGTATAAGCTATTGGCAAGGCTCTAAGAGACTGAAATACATCTGGCATTCTAACTAGCTGCTGCTGGGCtgatttttgtgtgtttctaaatACAGTACATTCATAAGAAATATTATCATTGGATGAATACAGCAGTAAATTGTCTTTCAGTTATAattgcattaaatatgatacatagatggctatctATATTTAATACTACTTCTATTAcatataaaggatatatatatagtgataataataataataataatccatgaatggattttaatgcatcgctacaccttttccacaaatcacatgtttcttaagatcatagtccATATTCCTATTATATTGGCACAGCTCGGTGTAACCCCAAAAAGCTAGTATTGCCAGTTGGTATCATTAGGCTGTAGCTGGCATAATAAAATAGGAGCTCTTATATGCATATTCGAAACGTTTCCtataaacgaacttaaaggatatatatatatatttatatatatatggtattttttttttgttttttaaaggaaGAATATTAGTTATGCATCAGCATTTGGAAATgaagatagtggtgatggtaagcTTGACATTATGCCTTTATATTTGACCCTAccacacatttttgtttttgtgtgtttctagcATTAATATAGTGTTATGTTGTCTTTGTGCTCCtgtagaatatttttgttttctaactgCCTTATTGGTTAAACATAAACGTCTACAAGGATTAAAGTACTAGACAAGATAATGAACTATGTGGTGatgatttcaaaattattttttaaagccattCTGTTGTGCCTCAGAGAATGCGATATATGTTTGTCTGCCTTCTGTGTTCTTGGAGGAAATGCATTACTAACACTTTCACTAAATAATTGAATGATTGATGATAGAATAAGCATTcagaccatcattatcattatcctttaacatctgtcttccatgctggcatggttgggtTGAATGGTTCACCAAGTCCAAGGATTGTGTTGTGTTCAACTGCCTGCTTTGGCTTGATGTCTATTGCaggatgtcctttctaacaccaaccacttagcagTGTCTGCTgactgtgtttctttttttctttttgtggcacTAACTGAAGCAAGGGCAGTGGCTTTACGCTGGGTATTCAAAAATCTGCAAGGTACAGAAACAGGTTCCTTGTTGTATAGAAGAGACATGACTACCCTGCATTATGATAATAACAGATTGCTCTTGTATTAATACATCTAAATTTTGCTTTTCagggtggatgaaataagtaccagttgtgcactggggtcagtgtaattgacttgttccttcccccaaaatttcaggccttgtatctataggtgaaaggattattattattatttttacttttgtaataAAATGGGttgaattaattttatgttttaatacaattttatttttcagaagacTTTAGACAGAGCAAGGTTCCTCCTTCTAAAAGATCTAAACCTAGTGCTGAAGAGAAATCTAAAAAATCTAATTCACAATCCAGTTCTTGTGGAGAAGGAAAATCTAAACAAAAGAGGTTTGTATTGATTTCTCATtgatattaatcatcatcatcgtttaacgtctgctttccatgctagcatgggttggacgatttgactgaggactggtgaaccagatggctacaccagcctccaatctgatttggcagagtttctacagctggatgcccttcctaacgccaaccactccgagagtgtagtgggtgcttttacgtgccaccggcacgagggccagtcaggaggtactggcaacggccacgctcaaaatggtgtattttacgtgccacctgcacaggagccagtccagcggcacttgcaacgatctcgcttgaatgtctttacacgtgccaccggcacaagtgccaggaaggcgacgctgggcacaggtgccatcatgatttcgcttaaatattaataatattgtaaaaagttgatagatatatagacatggtAGAGTTGGACCAAATGCCTTGctatatttgttctgattctttacattctaagttcaaaccccaccaaggtcacatttgcttttcatccttctggggttgataaaaacaTAGTCTTTaacatgtggtttcaggtttgatcccactgcgtggcaccttgggcaagtatcttctactatagcccctggtcTGCCAATGtcgtgtgaatgaatttggtagatggaaactgaaagaagctcatcatatatgtgtgtgtgtttgtgtatgtatgtgtgtgtctttgtgtttgtccacccccacccactgcttgacgactgatgctggtttgttggCATCTCTATAACTTCgtgattcaacaaaagagatcaatagagtaagtaccagactctaaaaaaaaaataagtacttgttcatCTTAATCCTTCAGGGTGTTGCTCCAGCCTGGACACAGTCCAATGCGATAAATGGTAACTCTTCAATtatatgaagttttttttttttttatgtcataaatcTTAGGAAGAAATTGGATGACAAACTGTTTGAACGAGAACTTAAGTTGGCAATGGAGATGTCTATGCAGGAAATTGGCACCGGCTTGAAAGAAGAACCTGAGAACAAGGATGCTAGCGATTTTCAAGACACCTCACTGAAGAATTCTGCAGCAGAGCGAGTTGAGTCTTTGAAATTATCTCGACATGACATTCATTCACCACCAAAATCTCCTTCCCACATGGCCCCTCCATTATTGCACAAAGAAATTGAGGAATGCATCCCCAAGAATTCTGTTAAACAATCTGCCATGCCTTGTAAGTATAATTCTAtttaacactttatatatatatatatacatatgtatatatatatatatatatatatatatatNNNNNNNNNNNNNNNNNNNNNNNNNNNNNNNNNNNNNNNNNNNNNNNNNNNNNNNNNNNNNNNNNNNNNNNNNNNNNNNNNNNNNNNNNNNNNNNNNNNNNNNNNNNNNNNNNNNNNNNNNNNNNNNNNNNNNNNNNNNNNNNNNNNNNNNNNNNNNNNNNNNNNNNNNNNNNNNNNNNNNNNNNNNNNNNNNNNNNNNNNNNNNNNNNNNNNNNNNNNNNNNNNNNNNNNNNNNNNNNNNNNNNNNNNNNNNNNNNNNNNNNNNNNNNNNNNNNNNNNNNNNNNNNNNNNNNNNNNNNNNNNNNNNNNNNNNNNNNNNNNNNNNNNNNNNNNNNNNNNNNNNNNNNNNNNNNNNNNNNNNNNNNNNNNNNNNNNNNNNNNNNNNNNNNNNNNNNNNNNNNNNNNNNNNNNNNNNNNNNNNNNNNNNNNNNNNNNNNNNNNNNNNNNNNNNNNNNNNNNNNNNNNNNNNNNNNNNNNNNNNNNNNNNNNNNNNNNNNNNNNNNNNNNNNNNNNNNNNNNNNNNNNNNNNNNNNNNNNNNNNNNNNNNNNNNNNNNNNNNNNNNNNNNNNNNNNNNNNNNNNNNNNNNNNNNNNNNNNNNNNNNNNNNNNNNNNNNNNNNNNNNNNNNNNNNNNNNNNNNNNNNNNNNNNNNNNNNNNNNNNNNNNNNNNNNNNNNNNNNNNNNNNNNNNNNNNNNNNNNNNNNNNNNNNNNNNNNNNNNNNNNNNNNNNNNNNNNNNNNNNNNNNNNNNNNNNNNNNNNNNNNNNNNNNNNNNNNNNNNNNNNNNNNNNNNNNNNNNNNNNNNNNNNNNNNNNNNNNNNNNNNNNNNNNNNNNNNNNNNNNNNNNNNNNNNNNNNNNNNNNNNNNNNNNNNNNNNNNNNNNNNNNNNNNNNNNNNNNNNNNNNNNNNNNNNNNNNNNNNNNNNNNNNNNNNNNNNNNNNNNNNNNNNNNNNNNNNNNNNNNNNNNNNNNNNNNNNNNNNNNNNNNNNNNNNNNNNNNNNNNNNNNNNNNNNNNNNNNNNNNNNNNNNNNNNNNNNNNNNNNNNNNNNNNNNNNNNNNNNNNNNNNNNNNNNNNNNNNNNNNNNNNNNNNNNNNNNNNNNNNNNNNNNNNNNNNNNNNNNNNNNNNNNNNNNNNNNNNNNNNNNNNNNNNNNNNNNNNNNNNNNNNNNNNNNNNNNNNNNNNNNNNNNNNNNNNNNNNNNNNNNNNNNNNNNNNNNNNNNNNNNNNNNNNNNNNNNNNNNNNNNNNNNNNNNNNNNNNNNNNNNNNNNNNNNNNNNNNNNNNNNNNNNNNNNNNNNNNNNNNNNNNNNNNNNNNNNNNNNNNNNNNNNNNNNNNNNNNNNNNNNNNNNNNNNNNNNNNNNNNNNNNNNNNNNNNNNNNNNNNNNNNNNNNNNNNNNNNNNNNNNNNNNNNNNNNNNNNNNNNNNNNNNNNNNNNNNNNNNNNNNNNNNNNNNNNNNNNNNNNNNNNNNNNNNNNNNNNNNNNNNNNNNNNNNNNNNNNNNNNNNNNNNNNNNNNNNNNNNNNNNNNNNNNNNNNNNNNNNNNNNNNNNNNNNNNNNNNNNNNNNNNNNNNNNNNNNNNNNNNNNNNNNNNNNNNNNNNNNNNNNNNNNNNNNNNNNNNNNNNNNNNNNNNNNNNNNNNNNNNNNNNNNNNNNNNNNNNNNNNNNNNNNNNNNNNNNNNNNNNNNNNNNNNNNNNNNNNNNNNNNNNNNNNNNNNNNNNNNNNNNNNNNNNNNNNNNNNNNNNNNNNNNNNNNNNNNNNNNNNNNNNNNNNNNNNNNNNNNNNNNNNNNNNNNNNNNNNNNNNNNNNNNNNNNNNNNNNNNNNNNNNNNNNNNNNNNNNNNNNNNNNNNNNNNNNNNNNNNNNNNNNNNNNNNNNNNNNNNNNNNNNNNNNNNNNNNNNNNNNNNNNNNNNNNNNNNNNNNNNNNNNNNNNNNNNNNNNNNNNNNNNNNNNNNNNNNNNNNNNNNNNNNNNNNNNNNNNNNNNNNNNNNNNNNNNNNNNNNNNNNNNNNNNNNNNNNNNNNNNNNNNNNNNNNNNNNNNNNNNNNNNNNNNNNNNNNNNNNNNNNNNNNNNNNNNNNNNNNNNNNNNNNNNNNNNNNNNNNNNNNNNNNNNNNNNNNNNNNNNNNNNNNNNNNNNNNNNNNNNNNNNNNNNNNNNNNNNNNNNNNNNNNNNNNNNNNNNNNNNNNNNNNNNNNNNNNNNNNNNNNNNNNNNNNNNNNNNNNNNNNNNNNNNNNNNNNNNNNNNNNNNNNNNNNNNNNNNNNNNNNNNNNNNNNNNNNNNNNNNNNNNNNNNacaccattttgagcgtggccgttgccagtaccgcctgactggccttcgtaggattttcgagcgagatcgttgccaatgcccctggactggttcttgtgcgggtggcacataaaatacaccattttgagcgtggccgttgccagtaccgcctgactggccttcgtgcaggtgacacgtaaaagcaacTACTACattctttgagtggttggcgttaggaagagcatccagctgtagaaactctgccaaatcagattggaggctggtgttgccatccggtttcaccagtcctcagtcagatcgtccaacccatgctagcatggaaagcggacgttaaacgatgatgatgatgatgatgatgatatacacacaataggcttctgtcagtttccatctatcagatttgctcacaaggctttgttcagtctGGTCTGTTGCTGAAGACGCTTcctaaggtgctgcacaatgggactgaacccaagaccacatgattgggaagcaagcttcttaacaacacagccacatctgtgcctatccacacagctattcctacatacacaaatacacattttttttctttcttttttaaaaccttAGTTTATTTACATGTCCAAATTCATTccctgtttttcctttttcttttatttgtgccTCTCCAGAGAGCgatgaagaatttgaagaaaactGTGACTATGGCAAGAAATCTacgaaaaaaaataagaaaacagcaaaaaatacaaagacaaaaaaagatataaatagtgtaaataagAAGTCAACAACAGGTATGAGTATCATTGTTTCTATGTATTAACACCtctgctatcattattattattgttaaggtggcaagttggcggaaacattagcatgctgggcaaaatgcttagcagtatttcgtctgtctttatgttctgagttcaaattccaccgaggtcgactttgcctttcatcctttcggggttgataaattaagtacctattgcatactggagttgatctaaaatttcaggccttgtgcctagagtagaaaagattattattattattattattattgttaagacagcaagctggtagaatcgtaagcatgctgggtgaaatgcttgaaTAAACGGTGGTAATTATCACTGCTAATATTGATTGAGGTCAGTTAaactatttaaaatttgtttcatttctctttcagcAAAACGAAAACAAGCTGTCAATAAATCTCCATCATCGTCTAAAAGAGGAAATCCAGACAATAGTAAAAGTACACCTTCGGAACCTTCCAGTTCAGTAGAGTCTCATAAGAGTACGAACACAGATACGACCAAAGTAGCAACTACATCTGGGAAATCTCAACCCTCAGTGCCTTCGCTTATTTCACTTAAAAAGCCTTTAGTGACACAATCTCAAATATGTAATTTGAGTCCATCCTTATCATCAAAGTTACCCATTAAACAGCCGATATGGAATCCTCCTAGTAAGTTTCCAGTTTTATTCTGTGTAATTTAATGAAGATCAGAGAAGCTGGCAGCATCTCATAATGGATTTaatacagtggttcccaaccagggtccacatgaccATTGTGGGTCCATACAAGAGTTTGCTGTTAAAATCTATGTGCaatgaattggttatacttctacagcacaaatcattttaactttttaatacaattcttgacatttcgtttttgtgtttcgtttgcaagattctttatgtgaattcgtgtgttgaagcatatttttttgtgtctggggagagtcattgtcttttagtgccttatcaaTTTAACCCACTCACCagtctgatttccactcatttacttactcttttactcttttacttgtttcagtcatttgactgcggccatgctggagcactgcctttagttgagcaaatcgaccccaggacttattctttgtaagcctagtacttattctatcggttcttttgccaaaccgctaagttacgggacataaacacatcagcatcggttgtcaagcaatgttgggggggacaaacacagacacacaaacatacatatatacatatacatatatacgacaggcttctttcagtttccgtctaccaaatccactcataaggctttggttggcctgaggctatagtagaagacacttgtccaaggtgccacacagtgggactgaacccagaactatgtggttcataagcaagctacttaccacattttttctaaaattttcgttgcgtcttgcaccCTTTTCAATAGTTGACTATTGGAAAGGTTgaaagatgcaatgaaaattttaataaaaaataattaagttaatgagtggaaatcagaccaGTGAGTGGGTTAAAGTAATAAggcactgaaagagaatgactctccctagacacaataaaatataacaggatttgtttaaacattgaatggctatgagggttcaACTGAGTAGAATAGGAACCATaggggtccataagtaaaaaaaagcGGTTGAGAACTGAACCACTAGTCTATAACAACAAACTCATAGTTGTGTGCTAAAGAAGTTCGCTTTCCACATAGTTGCCacatgagcttcttaaccacacaaccaggtCTGTCCCTGAAGTTGCTTGACTTTCTACAAGTAGTAACAAGATTTCTTTCAAATCTCACCTTCCCATTTTCAAAAAGAAAGGACATTTCAGGTCATAGAATCCTAGATACACTTTGtctgggaaaagaaagagagagacaggataGTCACAGCTAGAACACTTGCTTTTAGCTCTGTTTGATCAGAGCCATCCTAgagctaaacagcaataacatcattgttattattatcattttatgtttttgttttcaatattttaaatatctataaaatggtgagctggcagaattgttagcatgctgggcagaatgcttagcggcatttc is a window encoding:
- the LOC106871125 gene encoding uncharacterized protein LOC106871125, whose amino-acid sequence is MLEKRSSRKNISYASAFGNEDSGDEDFRQSKVPPSKRSKPSAEEKSKKSNSQSSSCGEGKSKQKRKKLDDKLFERELKLAMEMSMQEIGTGLKEEPENKDASDFQDTSLKNSAAERVESLKLSRHDIHSPPKSPSHMAPPLLHKEIEECIPKNSVKQSAMPCKYNSI